One window of Sporocytophaga myxococcoides DSM 11118 genomic DNA carries:
- a CDS encoding OmpA family protein produces the protein MKRLSFLLFFIICFNTTKKAYSQGTSLSQPINSPLGEELNPSVSADGKTLLFLSNYGEEKPYPVISYLKSGVWTRPDEVTALNTPSTKLNNNLGYNLSPMGNEIFFSSNRYGGIGSNDIWMIEKTPTGWSTPKNPGKPLNSTLGEADPSLSPDGKQLYFVKWTDKKSSTGLPCGKITVSQRTSKEGFREPVDLPAPVNSGCECSPRILSDGKTLIFSSERAGGKGGFDFYKTQRKDDGSWTTPIPLTYINSKTDEVYAAIPANAEMIYYTAVNGKSKDIYRSKLSPEFQPDRVFLLAGKIKEETGKTVAGKIIVTELPSKKLISVINLKQDEPYLIILPKGKTFDVTAYGSIKGWFYNGNHIPLDTLTKSVYKEKDFKLPAVKLNTAIDLSNIQFEGSSLSPSSSMDLDKLVKWLQENPTAAIEIGTSIPEVKSDTVQSPELTEVKEETVTLDTTQFIRKIYHNDITQKQADAIASYLTQKGTASTRIKPVGYGDKKKGNKSNEGGNMVEITILKE, from the coding sequence ATGAAAAGACTTTCATTCTTACTTTTTTTCATTATTTGTTTCAACACAACAAAAAAGGCTTATTCTCAAGGCACAAGCCTCAGTCAGCCGATCAATTCACCACTGGGAGAAGAATTAAACCCCAGCGTTAGCGCTGATGGCAAGACATTACTATTCCTATCCAACTATGGTGAGGAAAAACCATACCCGGTTATAAGCTATCTTAAATCAGGGGTCTGGACAAGGCCTGATGAAGTAACAGCTCTGAATACCCCTTCTACTAAGCTTAACAACAATCTTGGATATAATTTAAGCCCTATGGGGAATGAAATATTCTTTTCTAGCAACAGGTATGGTGGTATAGGAAGCAATGATATCTGGATGATTGAAAAAACACCAACCGGATGGTCTACTCCCAAGAACCCCGGAAAACCTTTAAATTCAACACTAGGAGAAGCTGATCCAAGTCTATCTCCCGATGGCAAACAACTATACTTTGTAAAATGGACAGACAAAAAATCATCTACAGGGCTGCCCTGCGGTAAGATAACTGTTTCTCAACGTACAAGCAAAGAAGGCTTCAGAGAACCTGTTGACCTTCCCGCTCCAGTTAACTCCGGCTGTGAATGCTCTCCAAGAATTCTTTCAGATGGAAAAACATTAATCTTTTCTTCCGAAAGAGCAGGAGGAAAAGGAGGATTTGACTTTTACAAGACTCAGCGTAAAGATGACGGAAGCTGGACAACACCAATACCACTCACCTATATCAATTCTAAAACTGATGAGGTTTATGCAGCGATTCCTGCCAATGCTGAAATGATCTATTATACTGCGGTCAATGGCAAATCAAAAGATATTTATAGAAGTAAGCTTTCTCCGGAGTTCCAACCCGACAGAGTATTTCTGCTTGCAGGAAAAATAAAAGAAGAAACTGGAAAAACTGTTGCCGGCAAAATTATAGTAACAGAACTTCCTTCCAAAAAACTTATTTCAGTTATTAATCTGAAACAAGATGAGCCCTACCTGATCATACTGCCCAAAGGAAAAACATTTGATGTCACAGCTTATGGCAGCATCAAAGGCTGGTTCTACAATGGCAACCATATTCCACTTGATACGCTTACAAAATCTGTATACAAGGAAAAGGATTTCAAATTACCGGCAGTAAAACTTAACACTGCTATTGATCTTTCCAATATCCAGTTTGAAGGAAGTTCTTTATCTCCATCCTCTTCTATGGATCTTGATAAACTGGTAAAATGGCTTCAGGAAAATCCAACTGCTGCAATTGAAATAGGGACTTCTATTCCTGAAGTAAAGTCAGACACAGTACAATCTCCTGAACTTACAGAAGTCAAGGAGGAAACTGTAACTCTAGACACAACACAATTTATCCGCAAAATTTATCATAATGATATTACACAAAAGCAGGCAGATGCTATAGCATCTTATCTCACCCAAAAAGGCACTGCAAGTACAAGGATAAAACCAGTAGGTTATGGAGACAAGAAAAAAGGAAACAAATCTAATGAGGGTGGCAATATGGTAGAAATTACGATATTGAAAGAATAA
- a CDS encoding 30S ribosomal protein THX, producing MGKGDKKSKRGKLFKGSFGNSRKSKIEKADAKPSAPAAPVAVPKKKSA from the coding sequence ATGGGAAAAGGAGATAAAAAATCAAAAAGAGGAAAGCTCTTTAAGGGGAGCTTTGGAAACTCAAGAAAAAGTAAAATTGAAAAAGCTGATGCTAAACCTTCTGCACCTGCAGCTCCTGTCGCAGTTCCAAAGAAAAAATCAGCCTGA
- a CDS encoding T9SS type A sorting domain-containing protein, with protein MKKILQLILVFLSVKSFAQFKTIHSDRTTFFKCSDTFMDDEIIGNPGSFIPVQIQNLRVVNSDTLYNNFRILSYTGSDDYECKVTNKGYAWTGKNIIMTKDYQEIFINSGDDSLIFKKYANVNDSWIFYRTEQNYFEAKVTGKKLETFSIYKDEVTDSVLTFSISLKRNENNSALAHPFNGKEWKISKKYGFVKTYDLLHFPEDTNALILAGVDKFNIGVQNLTEKEIYDFEVGDELHIKEFAIYEAIVENKIRQTILMKTFSNNSVDYQIEVLENKTRKNLWGGEETFTVNIDTISLKISLTSDLYGINQLPLKQIEKGWASYNFQFLNSGDPSVMVKSTNEGYHSSMGSTDDSCYSEIITLSPVVSSNDEYWQGLGGPYYDRVLGIVQVERRQLVYYKKGTTKEGEPIDFVLGLYPNKLSVSVSLSPNPATDKIKISSEGIQNTYYKIFNNEGREVLSGNFSTTEETIEINSLRAGIYSVMILNEGGVVYTSRLVKN; from the coding sequence ATGAAAAAAATTTTACAACTAATTCTTGTGTTCTTGTCTGTAAAATCATTTGCGCAGTTTAAGACTATTCATTCTGATCGCACAACTTTTTTCAAGTGCAGTGATACCTTTATGGACGATGAAATAATAGGGAACCCAGGTAGTTTTATACCTGTTCAGATTCAAAATCTAAGGGTAGTTAACTCAGATACTCTTTATAATAACTTTCGCATTCTTAGCTATACAGGTTCTGATGATTATGAATGTAAGGTAACAAACAAAGGGTATGCATGGACTGGCAAAAATATCATTATGACTAAAGATTATCAAGAGATCTTTATTAACTCAGGCGATGACTCTCTTATCTTCAAAAAATATGCGAACGTAAATGACTCATGGATTTTTTACCGAACAGAACAGAATTATTTTGAGGCTAAAGTAACAGGTAAAAAACTGGAAACTTTTTCAATATATAAAGATGAGGTTACAGATTCTGTTTTGACTTTCTCTATTTCCCTGAAGAGAAATGAGAATAACAGCGCATTAGCTCATCCTTTCAATGGTAAGGAATGGAAAATAAGTAAAAAATATGGATTTGTAAAAACATACGATCTTCTCCATTTTCCTGAGGATACCAATGCTTTGATACTTGCTGGAGTTGATAAATTTAATATTGGAGTTCAGAATCTAACAGAAAAGGAAATTTATGATTTTGAAGTGGGGGATGAATTACATATCAAGGAATTTGCCATTTATGAGGCAATAGTGGAAAATAAGATTCGTCAGACAATCCTGATGAAAACTTTCAGCAATAATTCTGTAGATTACCAGATAGAAGTTTTAGAAAATAAAACCAGAAAAAACCTCTGGGGTGGAGAAGAAACTTTTACTGTAAATATAGATACGATTTCACTTAAGATCTCATTAACCTCAGATCTTTATGGTATCAATCAACTTCCCTTAAAGCAAATTGAAAAAGGATGGGCGTCTTATAATTTTCAGTTTTTAAATTCCGGAGATCCTTCAGTTATGGTAAAATCTACAAATGAAGGATATCATTCATCTATGGGATCAACAGATGATTCCTGCTATAGTGAAATAATTACGCTGTCACCTGTAGTAAGCTCCAATGATGAATACTGGCAAGGTTTAGGAGGACCTTACTATGATAGAGTTCTTGGAATAGTGCAGGTAGAACGTCGTCAATTGGTTTATTATAAAAAGGGAACGACAAAAGAGGGAGAGCCTATAGATTTTGTATTAGGCCTTTATCCAAATAAGTTAAGTGTTTCTGTAAGCCTCTCTCCAAACCCAGCTACAGACAAAATCAAAATTTCAAGCGAAGGTATTCAGAATACTTACTATAAAATTTTTAACAATGAAGGAAGAGAAGTTCTCTCCGGTAATTTCTCGACAACTGAAGAAACAATTGAAATAAATAGTTTGAGAGCAGGGATTTATTCAGTGATGATATTGAATGAAGGAGGAGTTGTTTATACTTCAAGACTTGTGAAGAATTGA